One segment of Calypte anna isolate BGI_N300 chromosome 4A, bCalAnn1_v1.p, whole genome shotgun sequence DNA contains the following:
- the LOC103531714 gene encoding 16 kDa beta-galactoside-binding lectin has translation MEQGLVVTQLDIQPGECIKVKGKILSDAKGFAVNVGKDSSTLMLHFNPRFDCHGDINTIVCNSKEGGTWGEEDRKGDFPFQHGDKIEMSISFNEAEATVKLPEAEFHFPNRLGMEKIEYLAVEGDFKVKAIKFSDKL, from the exons ATGGAGCAA GGACTGGTGGTTACTCAGCTGGACATCCAGCCTGGGGAGTGCATCAAGGTGAAAGGGAAGATCCTGTCTGATGCCAAAGG GTTTGCTGTGAATGTGGGGAAGGACAGCAGCACCCTCATGCTGCATTTCAACCCTCGCTTCGACTGCCACGGAGACATCAACACCATCGTGTGCAATTCGAAGGAGGGGGGCACGTGGGGTGAGGAGGACAGGAAAGGTGATTTTCCCTTCCAGCATGGTGACAAGATTGAG ATGTCAATCTCCTTCAATGAAGCAGAGGCAACTGTGAAGCTGCCTGAGGCAGAGTTCCACTTCCCTAACCGGCTGGGCATGGAGAAAATCGAATACCTGGCTGTGGAGGGGGACTTCAAAGTCAAAGCCATTAAGTTCAGTGACAAGCTAtag